Within the Sphingobium baderi genome, the region CCACGCCAATCCATGTCCGCGGGGAAGCTGTGCGAGGTCGCGATTTTGGCGATGCGGGAACCGCCGAGCGCGTGTCGGGCGAATTGAAGCGTTCGACGCTCGAACTGATCGTGAGCGCGGACGCGGTGCCCGACCTGCTCCGCACCGTAAAAGACGCGCGGCGCGATCTGCCGGTCCGGTGGCGCACGACGCCCCTGCTCGATCATGGAAGGATCGCCTGATGCGGATCGTACTCGCCGCTCTCGGCCTTCTGACGGCCGCGCCTGCCCTGGCCCAGCATACCGATCTGCCGCCTGCCGACAAGGTCAACGAAGCGCTCGACAATCACCCCAGCGTCGCCGCCGCAATTGCGCGCGTCGAAGCCGCACGGGCACGCGGCGATATGCTGCGCAAAGGCCCCCACGAAGTGACGGTGAGCGGCAGCTACATTCGCCGAACCGTCGATCGCGAAGGCGGGTTCGACGAATTCGATACGACAATCAGCCGCCCATTCCGCCTGCCGGGCAAGGCCGCGCTCGACCGCGAAGCCGGTGCGCTCGGCATTGAGGTCGCGGAAAACCAGATGGAGGATGTCCGCCATCAAACCGCGCTGCTGCTGGCCGGCTATTGGCACGACTGGCTCACTGCGGGAAGCCATTATCGCAACGATCTCGACAGCGTCCGCGGGCTGGAGGAGGCAATCGCCGCCATAAAGCGGCGGGTCACGCTGCGAGACGCCGCCCAACTCGACCTCGACCAGGCGCAGGCGGCGCTGGCTCAGGCGCGCGCGCAGGCCGCATCGTCACTCTCGCTGCGCGAACAGGCGCGCGTGACCTTCGCAGCGTCCTTTCCGGAAATCCCGCTCCCCTCCGAACCACCAGAACTGGCCGACCCCATGCTGCCCGCCCAGGGGCTGGAAGCGATGCGCGACCTGGTAATCGAGCGCAGTCACGAGATCCGCGCCGCCGACAAGGAAGCGCAGCGTCTGAACGTGACTTCGCGTCGGGTGCGAGCGGATCGCATCGCAGACCCGAGCTTCGGCGTCCGCCTGTTCAGCGAGCGCGGCGGCGCGGAAGCCGGCGCGGGCGTGGTGGCTTTAATCCCGCTCGGCGGTGGCTATCGCAGAGCCGCAGCCGATCAGGCGTCAGCCGAGGCCAATGCCGCGCGCATGGAACTCGCGGCCGTGCAGCGCAGCATCGAGGCGACCGCCAATGCCGACCTTTCCAACGCGCACACCCGGCTCGATGCCTGGCGCAATGCCGACGCTTCGGCGCGCAGCGCCGGCGACGCCGCCGAAAGGACGGTGCGCGGTTACCAACTCGGGCAGATCGACCTCTCCGATATGCTCTATGCCCGCCGGCAGGCCAATGACGCGCGCCGAATGGAAATCGAGGCGCGCTCCGAAGCCGATCGTGCTCTGCTCAAGATCCAGATCGATTCCCACAGCATCTGGGCACCAGATGAAGCGGGGCACGACTAGCTAACATACGGCAAGCAAACATTCTCGACATGAAACGAGCCTGCACTTAGAGGATGCTGCGTGACCGAAGCTCGCAAATTCCTTGTCCGGCACCATTGGCTGTGCGCGCTCCTGCTAGGCGCTGCGCTGCTCGTGAAGGCGTTGGTGCCGGCGGGTTTCATGCCGGTCGTCTCGAATGGCGTGATCCTGGTCCAGCTGTGCTCGGGGCAAGGGCCTCAGAAGATCGCAATCAAGTTGCCGAGCAAAGGCGGCGAGCAGGACCATGACGAGCACAAGAAGGCGGAAGCGCCTTGCGCCTTTACCGGCCTGTCCTCGCCATCGCTCGCGGCCGTCGATGCGCTGCTCCTAGCCGTCGCCCTCGCCTTCATCCTCGCAACGGTTTTTCGGCGTCCAAACCGCCTAGTCCTCCGGCGCGGCACCTATCTGCGCCCGCCGGCGATCGGTCCTCCCACCACCTGATTCCTTCGACATTCCCCGTTGATGGGCGCCCCTCGCCGGGGCGCCGCATGTGAATCAGGATTCCGACATGACGATTATGCTTGATTCCGCGCATTGCGCGGCAACCACCATGCCTGCCTTCGCTCGCTCCACCAGCAAGCAACCAACTTTCAAGGTTCGCCTCGCCGGGAGCTTCGCTTTTCCCGCACTCGTCGCTGTGCTGGCGGGCGCCCCCATCTCGCGAGCCTTCGCCCAGGACGGGACGCCGCTGCCAGAGGTCGACGTTAGCTCGGCGAGCGAGGCGGGGTCGACGGTTTCGGGTGAGCGGCTTTCCCCCTCGCGCCTGCGCGACCTTCAGGTCGGCTCGAGCGATACCGCAGCGATCCTGCAAAGCGTACCCGGCGTCAGCGGCTATGGGGCCGGGGGCTTCTCGACCTTGCCGGTGATCCGGGGCCTTGAAGCGCAGCGCTTGACCGTGCTGGTCGACGGCGTGGCGATTGCCTCGGCCTGTCCGAACGATATGAATCCGCCCCTGTCCTACACCGATCCGCAAACCGTGAGCGCGATCGACGTCATTACCGGCGTTTCGCCAGTCAGCTATGGCGGCGACAGCATCGGCGGGATCATTCGCGTCGAGAGCGCTCCGCCCCGCTTTGCTAAGCAAGGGGAAACGCTGCTGACCGGCGAAACCTCGGCCTTCTATCGCAGCAATGGCGACGGGTTCGGCGGCGCCCTGTCAGTGACGGCCGCGAGCGACAAGGTCAGCCTGACTTACAATGGCTCCTACACTCAAGCCGACAATTTCAAGGGCGGCGGCTCGCTGGGCGTCGTGCGATCCAGCGAATATGCCAAGACCGACCACAGCCTCAATCTCGCAGCGCAAGTCAGCAACGGCCTGATCGAGCTGAAAGGCGGCTATCATTTCGCGCCCTATGAGGGTTTCCCGAACCAATATATGGACATGACGTCCAACAAGTCGTGGTTCCTGAACGGCCATTATGCCGGCGTCTTCGATTGGGGCAATCTCGATGTGCGGGCGAGCTGGCGCGACACCGACCACGTCATGAACTTCCTCGCCGACAAGGGCGGGACCGCGACCGGCGGGATGCCGATGAACACGGAGGTCCACAGCGCGAGCTATACCGTCCAGGCGGATATATTGCTCGGCGGCGGCACGCTGCGCCTGGGCAGCGAATTCCAGCATCAATGGCTCAACGACTATTGGCCGCCCGTTGTGGGCAATATGATGATGGGGCCGAATGCGTTCATCAACGTCAACGGGGCCAAGCGCGATCGGCTCGGCACCTTCCTCGAGTGGGAAACGCGCTGGGATAGCGGTTTCTCCCTCATCGCCGGCATCCGTAACGATCAGGTCTGGATGAACACCGGCAAGGTCGCGCCCTATGGCACCGGCATGATGCAGATGGCCGATGTCATGGCGGCAGCGGCGTTCAACAAGGCCGACCGCAAGCGCCACGACAGCAATTGGAGCGGCAGCCTGCTGGTCCGCTACGCGCTTTCGGACGGGGCGGATATCGAGATCGGCTATGCCCGCAAGGTTCGCTCGCCCAATATCTACGAGCGCTATAGCTGGGGCCGGGGCAGCATGGCGAGCCGCATGATCGGGTGGTTCGGCGACGGGAACGGCTATGTCGGCAACCTCGACCTTCGCCCCGAAAAGGCCGATACGCTGAGCGCCGCCCTGGCCATTTCCGGAGGCGGCAAGGATGGCTGGTCGTTCAAGATCGCGCCCTATTACACCCATGTCGACGAATATATCGACGCCTTTAAGCTGGCGGACTTCACCGACATGATGGGCAGTCCGACCGGGTTCGTTCAATTGCAGTTCGCCAACCAGAAGGCAGAGATCTACGGCATCGACATATCGGGCGCCGTGCCGCTATGGTCATCGTCGTCGGCCGGCACCGCGCGTCTGACCGCGCGCGCGAGCTGGCTGCACGGCCAGAATCTGACCGACCACGCACCGCTCTATCACCAGATGCCGTTCAATGCGGCGCTGAGCCTCGAGCATCGGATCGGCGGCCTCGAAACCCGGATTGACCTCGACATCGTGACGGAAAAGGATCGCGCCGATCCGACCCGCAACGAACCGCGGACGGGCAGCTACGCGCTGCTCAATGTCCAGCTCGCCTATCGCATCGACAAGGTTCGCCTGACGCTCGGCGCCGACAATCTGTTCGACAAGGCCTATTATGCTCCGCTTAGCGGCATGTCGCTCGGCGATCTGAAGGCGACCGGCGTGCGCCGCCCGGTTCCGGGCCGGGGGCGATCGGTCAACGCCGGGATCACGATTGCGTTTTGAGCGCCCATGCTCCCGAACTCGCACGACATGAACGAGGAGCCGAGGGCAGGCTATGGCCAGCCCTCGGCCTGGTCGCAGCGCCTGGGCGCGGGCCTTGCCGCCGCGTCATGCTGCCTGCTGGTGCTAGTGGCGCTCAATGCCAATCTATCGGGACGGCTGCGAATGACGCAGCCTGTGCAGGTGAGCCGCTTCCGGTTGTTTACCCCGTCGCCACCGTCACCACCGCCTTCAACGTTGTCGCGATCGCGGACAGACGAGGCCCGCCTATCGCCGGAGCGGCGCCCTGCGCACCCGCCCGAGCTGGCTACGACGGGAGAAAGAGGCGGACCAGCTTCGTCGCCTATACCCGCTGCTCCAGCAATCGCCTCTCCGTTCGCTGTCGCGCCGGTAAGCAGACCGCCCGCGCCGGAACCCGAGGTCGCGCCGCCGCAAGCCCAGGATGATAAGAAACAGTCCGCGCTTGCGGCCTATCAGCGCCAGCTCTGGGCGCGAATAGCCGCGCGCAAGCCCGCGGGGATCCACCTCGACGGGGTCGCAACGGTCCGCTTCATCGTCGGGGCTGACGGCGCGCTGATTGCCGTCGAGCTGGCCGGCAGCAGCGGGAATGCCGCGCTCGATCGCCTGGCGCTCCGCACGGTGCGCAATGCTGCTCCTTTTCCAACACCGCCTATGGGCGTGGAAAGCGAGCAGTTGGTCTTTACGATACCATTCAGCTTTCATTGAGGCCGCATGGCGGACGAGGATGGCTCGATCGTCAATAGGGCGACGCGCACACGTTCCAGAAACAAAACACGGTGATCGTCGCGAGCCTTGATGGCAGCCTGCGCCTCATCGACAAGAGCCTGTCCGGCACGTTGCCCATGCGTCTCGATCAGTGCGAGCGCCGCCGCTATTTCCTCGGAATTGGCAGCGTCACCATCGGATGAACCTTTCCCCGGAAGCCGAAGCGATAGCTTCTTGCGCGCCATATTATCACCCTTTTCTTGAATGCTCTCAGGCCCGTGCGCTCACCAGCCAGGCCTTCGCCCCCATATGAACGCCATTCTCATCGCAATGGCGCTCGAACAGCTCGACAAGATGCTGGTGAATGGCCTTGCGTACCTCTGCCCCGTTCTGTCGAACAAGATCGCCGATCTGCATCCCCTCAAGCACGAAGCGAGCGGCGCTCTCGGGATCACTGCCGGGGCCGCCCACGCGCTGCTCACCTGTCCAGGCATCGAATCTGACCTCGCAGAAACCCGCGCTTTGGAGAAGGTCGATCACATAGTCCTGCTCGCCGAGCGCGAATGGTCCCGGCGCGCGCGACTGCGGCGTCGGCAGGTCCATATGCTCCTTGATGATGCCCATGACACTAAGCTGCCACGGATTGTCAGCGATGGACGCCCAGACAGCGATGTCGAGCCGCCCGCCATCGCGCAACATCCGGCGCAGATTGGCGAAAGCGGGATAAGGCTCAGCGAAGAACATCGAACCGAAGCGCGAGAACAGCCGATCGAACGGCGCTTCCTCCAGCATCGTCGTCGCGGCATCGCCCTGCTCGAAGCGGATATTGGCAAGGCCCGCGCGCTGTGCCCGTTCCCTGGCCATCCCCACCAGATCGGGTGAGATGTCGAGGCCGAGCGCAAATCCGGTGTTGCCGACGGCCGTGGCGATCTGCCGCGTGGTCCAGCCACCGCCGCATCCGACATCGACCACCGTTTCGCCGGCGTTGTATGCGGCCTGGGCAAGCAACGCCCTGCCGATCGGCTCGATCATGCTTTCGAAGCGGTCGAGCTGGGCGAGCCAACGCATGCCCGCCTGGCCGGCCCAATCGTGCGCGGCCAAACCTTCCCTGTTCTCGCCAGCATCGTTCATCGATGTACTCCCATCGTCGTTTCAAGAATCAGCCCAGGATCGCGGCGGTACTTTGCCACAGCATGTAGGCGGCAACCGCAAAGATCAGCAGTGCGAATATCGTATTGAGCGCCCCCTTGTGCGCCGACAGCCGCCAAGAGAGCGCCGCGCCCACAAGGCCGCCGATGACGCCGCCGGCGATGAACGCCGCAGCAAGCCCCCAATCAACCAAGCCGGAAAGGGCATAGTTGAGCGCGGCCGTCAGACCAAAAGCGGTGACGGCGACCAGCGACGATCCGACGGCGTTGCGCATCGGCATCCCGGTCGAAGCCATCAGTCCCGGCACGATCAGGAAGCCCCCGCCGATGCCGAAGAACCCGGAAAAGAGACCAGTGGCGGCCCCATAACCGATCACCTTGGGCGCATTCTCGCGCCGGCATTGGACATCGGGATTGCCGGGATCGCCCCGGCTTTTTAGCATCAGCCCGCCAACCAGGACCATCAGCAGAGCGAACAGGAACAGCAGCTTCTGTCCATCGAACGCTTTACCGAGTGTCGATCCGGCATAGGCGCCGGCGACACCAGCAGCGGCGAACATGCCGGCGCAACGCCATTTGATCGTCCGCTGGCGCGCGTGGGGAACGAGATTGGCCCCGGCATTGGCGGCGACCGCCAGCGCGCTGGTGCCGATCGCGACATGCGGCGAGGCGACGCCGACCAGATAGACCATGAGCGGGACGGCGAGGATTGAGCCCCCACCGCCCACCAGCCCCAGCGTGAATCCGACGAGCGAGCCCGATCCGGCACCAAGCAGATATTGGATGGATTCGAGTGCCATGGCCTTACAGCGCGTTTATCGGCAGCTTGAGGTAGCGCATGCCATTGTCTTCCGGCTCGGGCAGGTGGCCGCCGCGCATGTTGACCTGGATGGACGGCAGAATGAGGCGCGGCATCCCGAGCGTCGCATCGCGCGCCTCGCGCATGGCGACGAACTGGTCCTCGCTCACCCCGTCGCGAACATGGACATTATGCTCTCGCTCCTCGCCGACCGACGTTTCCCAGGCATAGGTGTCGCGCCCGGGGGCCTTGTAGTCGTGGCAAAGATGAAGGCCGGTCTGATCGGGGAGCGACAGCAGGCGGCGGATCGACCGATAAAGCGTGCGCGCATCGCCGCCCGGGAAGTCGGCGCGGGCCGTGCCGTAGTCGGGCATGAACAGCGTGTCGCCGATGAACGCCGCATCGCCGATCACATAGGTCATGTCGGCGGGCGTATGGCCCGGCACATGCAGCGCGATCGCCTCGATCGAGCCGACCCTGAAACGGTCGCCGTCATCGAACAGCCGGTCGAACTGCGAGCCGTCGCGAGCAAAGCGCGTTCCCTCGTTGAAGATCTTGCCGAAGACCTCCTGCACGGTGAGAATATGGCGACCGATCGCCAGCGTGCCGCCCAGCTTCTCCTGAAGATAGGGCGCGGCCGACAGATGGTCGGCATGGGCGTGCGTCTCCAGCAGCCATTCGACCTCGAGCCCTTCGCTCCGGATATAGTCGATCACCTTGTCGGCCGACGCGAAGGAGGTGCGCCCCGAAGCCGGATCGAAATCGAGCACGCTATCGATGATCGCGGCCTTGGCCGTGGCGGGATCTGAGATGACGTGGGTCACGGTAAACGTGTCCTCGTCGAAGAAGCTGCGGATGACGGCGGGCCGCGCATTGCTCGCGGCCTCGACGATGCGGGTGGCTTCACGGATTTGCGGGTCGGCCATGGCCTTGTCCTTTCCTGTCTGGCCCGGCGTACCGGCTTCGCACTTGGGACGCGAAGCCGGCCCAGCTGCCTCAGAGGGTCTTCTTGCTGAAATACCAATCGGTGTAGTCGTAGCCTTCGTCCTTGCGGGCCCTGGCGGCTTCGGCCGTCGCGGGCGGCGGCACGATCACCGGCTCGCCGGGCTGCCAGTTTTCAGGCGTCGCCACCTTGTTGGCGTCGGACGTCTGGAGCGCGGTGAGCAGGCGGACGAATTCATCGACCGAGCGGCCGTTCGACATCGGATAATAGACCATCGCGCGGACAATGCCTTCGGGGTCGATGATGAAGGTGGCGCGAACGGCCGAGGTGTCCGAGGCACCGGGATGGATCATGCCGAAGGCCTTGGCGACGTTCATCGACAGATCGTCGATAATCGGGAACGGGATCTCGACGCCGAACTTCTCCTCGATGCTGCGCATCCAGGCGATGTGCGAATGCACCGAGTCGATGGAGAGGCCCAGCAACTCGCAGTTGAGCGCCTTGAAGCGGTCGGCGGCCTTGGCGAAGCCCATGAATTCGGTCGTGCAGACCGGCGTGAAGTCGGCGGGGTGGGAAAAGAGAACGAGCCACTTGCCCTTGTAATCGTCGAGCGAGCGTTCGCCGTGGGTCGTCTTGGCCTTGAAGGGAGGCGCCGGTTCGTTGATCCGCGGCATGGAGGGAGTGACCTGGTCTGTCATTTTATCGTCTCCTATGACTGAGTGAGTGACAGACATTGAATACACATTTCTATTAATCGTGATAACACGATAAATCTAATTCCTTTGATCGGATTTTTCAATCACTTCTGCAATCGGCCGAATTAGGCCGGATTCGCAGCGCACGGGACCAGAGGCGCGAACACGTCAAAGCATCGTTTATGCTAAGTATGGGGTCATCACACCCCGAATCAGGCGGTGACGAGCGCCTGCCTTGTCCAGGCGACGAGTCGCGCACGGTCCATCGCCCCGGCCTGTCGGGCGACCTCGCGGCCACCCCTGAACAGGATCAGCGTCGGAATCGACTGAATGCGGTAGCGCCCGGCAATACCCTGCTCAGCTTCGGTATCGACCTTCAGGAGCCGGACATGCGGCTCCAGCTCCGCAGCGGCCGCCTTGAACGCCGGCGCCATGGCGCGGCAAGGTCCGCACCAACTCGCCCAGAAATCGACGAGAACCGGCAGGCTTCCGCGACCTACATGCCGATCGAATGCCGCCTGGTCGACATCGACCGGCTGTCCCTGGAAAAGCGGCATTCCGCATTTCCCGCAAATTGGCGCCGCGCCGATCTTCGCTGCAGGAACGCGGTTGATGCTCGCGCAAACCGGGCAGGCTACCAGCGGGACATCGGACATGCGCTTCTCTCCTGTGGAACGCCAATACCGCTTAATCGTTTACCCGCATGATGTAACCGTGTAAGGGAGAGGGTTCAAGACTTGCCTCTCTGCAGGAGTGAGAAAGTTGAACTCGAACGCAGACGACAATGCCGTGTGCTCCCCTATCCAGATCGGCGATCCCGCGCCTGATTTCCGCGCCCGCACGACGATGGGCGACATGACCCTGTCCGGCCATCGCGGCCGCTGGGTACTGCTGTTCTCTCATCCCGCCGATTTTACGCCGGTTTGCACCAGTGAATTCGTCGCCCTCTCGCGCGCCAGCGATCGGTTCAAGGCGCTCGGCTGCGACCTGGTCGCGGTGTCGGTCGACAGCCTCTATTCCCATCTCGGATGGATCAGGGCGATCCGCGAGCATTTCGGCGTGACCATCGCTTTCCCGATCGTCGAAGATCCCTCGATGGTGATCGGCCGCGCCTATGGAATGCTCGCGGACAACGCCCCCGACGCGGCCACGCTGCGCTCGACCTTCTTCATCGACCCCGAAGGCATTGTCCGCGCCAAGCTCTGCTATCCAGCCACCATCGGGCGATCGGTGGAGGAGCTGCTTCGAGTCCTGACCGCGCTGCAACGGGTCGACAACGACAACATAGTGACCCCCGAAGGCTGGCATCCCGGCGATGACGTGCTTCTTCCGCCCTATCAGGACCAGCACGGTGCGCTCGATGCGGCGGGCGATGGCTGCTGGTTCCACCGCACGCAGCCCGACAAGCATGGGAAGACAGGCAAGTGATGACTTTCACCGATACGCAGCTTGAAGAGGCTGCCAGCGTCCTCAAGGCGATCGCCCATGACGTCCGCCTGAAGCTCCTGCGGACGCTCCTCGAACATGGCGAGAAGTCTGTAGGCGAACTCGAAGCCCTCACCGGCATCGGTCAACCGGGCCTGTCCCAACAACTCGCAATTTTGCGCAAGGCGGAACTGGTTCAGACGCGCCGCGATGCGAAACTCGTTTTCTATAGCATCGTATCGGCCAATATGGAGGGAACAGCGAAATTGCTATGCGCTCTAGCGGGAACTCCGATAAATAGAGGAGACACTGCCGCGAAAACAAAGCGACCTTTTCCCCAGGGATCGGTCGCTACCTTCGCCAAGATTTTGTGACGATATTGTCCTGGACGATGTCTTCCAAGAAAGTTCTGAACATCATCGCTGCAACGTTAGAGAGCATTTCGAGGCTTGTGGAATACCATAACTGCAAGCATTCGCCGTAAGCGCCTCGCCTGATCCGCTCCAGCGCCCGGCTCATGGGAGCAATTTCGCGGTCAAGAAGCGAGGTCTGGCCTTCGAGGGCGGCATCGTCCTCCATTTTCCCTGCTTGAGCTCAACCAGTTCGCGGACGTCGCCCACGTCCTTGCAAGAACTCCATGGAATCAATCTCAGCGCCACTATCGATCCGGGCTTCACCGATCAAATTCGGAACCATACGTAAGGACAGACGAAGATCGGCGAGTTTACAGATGATTGGCCTGCGACCCGCGCATAACCAGCCTATTGGACCGCCGGCGAGAGAATGAGAGGACCGATGAGTAGCGTACCCACCATAACCTTCCACGGCGCTGCCGGCACAGTCACTGGTTCCTGCATGGAACTACGCCATGGCGGAAAGACGATCCTCATAGATTGCGGCTTGTTCCAGGGATCCCGGACGCTGGAAACACTCAATCGCGACCCCTTCGCGTTCGACGTGCGCAAGATCGACGCCGTTGTCCTGACGCACGCGCATATCGACCATAGCGGCCTGCTGCCCAGGCTCACGGCGGAAGGGTATCGCGGGCCGATCTTCGCGACACCGCAAACCCGCGACCTTCTGTATTACATGCTGCCCGACGCCGGACGAATTCAGGAGGGCGATGCGGAGCGCCGCAATCGACGGCAGGATCGCCGGGACGAGGAGCCGATCGAACCGATCTATACCGAAGCGGATTCCAAAGCGGCCTATGAACAGGTCGAGACAGTAGCGCTGCACGACTGGTTCGCACCTGCCGCCGGTTTTCGGGCGCGCTTGTGGAATGCGGGCCATATCCTGGGTTCCACATCCGTGGAGATCGAGGTCGGTGGCGTGCACTTGCTCTTCTCCGGCGACCTGGGTCCAGACCACAAGGCCTTTCATGCCGATCCCGAGGGTCCGGCAGGACTCGATCATGTGTTCTGCGAGAGCACCTAT harbors:
- a CDS encoding MBL fold metallo-hydrolase; its protein translation is MADPQIREATRIVEAASNARPAVIRSFFDEDTFTVTHVISDPATAKAAIIDSVLDFDPASGRTSFASADKVIDYIRSEGLEVEWLLETHAHADHLSAAPYLQEKLGGTLAIGRHILTVQEVFGKIFNEGTRFARDGSQFDRLFDDGDRFRVGSIEAIALHVPGHTPADMTYVIGDAAFIGDTLFMPDYGTARADFPGGDARTLYRSIRRLLSLPDQTGLHLCHDYKAPGRDTYAWETSVGEEREHNVHVRDGVSEDQFVAMREARDATLGMPRLILPSIQVNMRGGHLPEPEDNGMRYLKLPINAL
- a CDS encoding TonB-dependent receptor, whose amino-acid sequence is MPAFARSTSKQPTFKVRLAGSFAFPALVAVLAGAPISRAFAQDGTPLPEVDVSSASEAGSTVSGERLSPSRLRDLQVGSSDTAAILQSVPGVSGYGAGGFSTLPVIRGLEAQRLTVLVDGVAIASACPNDMNPPLSYTDPQTVSAIDVITGVSPVSYGGDSIGGIIRVESAPPRFAKQGETLLTGETSAFYRSNGDGFGGALSVTAASDKVSLTYNGSYTQADNFKGGGSLGVVRSSEYAKTDHSLNLAAQVSNGLIELKGGYHFAPYEGFPNQYMDMTSNKSWFLNGHYAGVFDWGNLDVRASWRDTDHVMNFLADKGGTATGGMPMNTEVHSASYTVQADILLGGGTLRLGSEFQHQWLNDYWPPVVGNMMMGPNAFINVNGAKRDRLGTFLEWETRWDSGFSLIAGIRNDQVWMNTGKVAPYGTGMMQMADVMAAAAFNKADRKRHDSNWSGSLLVRYALSDGADIEIGYARKVRSPNIYERYSWGRGSMASRMIGWFGDGNGYVGNLDLRPEKADTLSAALAISGGGKDGWSFKIAPYYTHVDEYIDAFKLADFTDMMGSPTGFVQLQFANQKAEIYGIDISGAVPLWSSSSAGTARLTARASWLHGQNLTDHAPLYHQMPFNAALSLEHRIGGLETRIDLDIVTEKDRADPTRNEPRTGSYALLNVQLAYRIDKVRLTLGADNLFDKAYYAPLSGMSLGDLKATGVRRPVPGRGRSVNAGITIAF
- a CDS encoding peroxiredoxin — protein: MNSNADDNAVCSPIQIGDPAPDFRARTTMGDMTLSGHRGRWVLLFSHPADFTPVCTSEFVALSRASDRFKALGCDLVAVSVDSLYSHLGWIRAIREHFGVTIAFPIVEDPSMVIGRAYGMLADNAPDAATLRSTFFIDPEGIVRAKLCYPATIGRSVEELLRVLTALQRVDNDNIVTPEGWHPGDDVLLPPYQDQHGALDAAGDGCWFHRTQPDKHGKTGK
- a CDS encoding energy transducer TonB family protein; this encodes MLPNSHDMNEEPRAGYGQPSAWSQRLGAGLAAASCCLLVLVALNANLSGRLRMTQPVQVSRFRLFTPSPPSPPPSTLSRSRTDEARLSPERRPAHPPELATTGERGGPASSPIPAAPAIASPFAVAPVSRPPAPEPEVAPPQAQDDKKQSALAAYQRQLWARIAARKPAGIHLDGVATVRFIVGADGALIAVELAGSSGNAALDRLALRTVRNAAPFPTPPMGVESEQLVFTIPFSFH
- a CDS encoding peroxiredoxin; its protein translation is MTDQVTPSMPRINEPAPPFKAKTTHGERSLDDYKGKWLVLFSHPADFTPVCTTEFMGFAKAADRFKALNCELLGLSIDSVHSHIAWMRSIEEKFGVEIPFPIIDDLSMNVAKAFGMIHPGASDTSAVRATFIIDPEGIVRAMVYYPMSNGRSVDEFVRLLTALQTSDANKVATPENWQPGEPVIVPPPATAEAARARKDEGYDYTDWYFSKKTL
- a CDS encoding class I SAM-dependent methyltransferase — its product is MNDAGENREGLAAHDWAGQAGMRWLAQLDRFESMIEPIGRALLAQAAYNAGETVVDVGCGGGWTTRQIATAVGNTGFALGLDISPDLVGMARERAQRAGLANIRFEQGDAATTMLEEAPFDRLFSRFGSMFFAEPYPAFANLRRMLRDGGRLDIAVWASIADNPWQLSVMGIIKEHMDLPTPQSRAPGPFALGEQDYVIDLLQSAGFCEVRFDAWTGEQRVGGPGSDPESAARFVLEGMQIGDLVRQNGAEVRKAIHQHLVELFERHCDENGVHMGAKAWLVSARA
- a CDS encoding TolC family protein, encoding MRIVLAALGLLTAAPALAQHTDLPPADKVNEALDNHPSVAAAIARVEAARARGDMLRKGPHEVTVSGSYIRRTVDREGGFDEFDTTISRPFRLPGKAALDREAGALGIEVAENQMEDVRHQTALLLAGYWHDWLTAGSHYRNDLDSVRGLEEAIAAIKRRVTLRDAAQLDLDQAQAALAQARAQAASSLSLREQARVTFAASFPEIPLPSEPPELADPMLPAQGLEAMRDLVIERSHEIRAADKEAQRLNVTSRRVRADRIADPSFGVRLFSERGGAEAGAGVVALIPLGGGYRRAAADQASAEANAARMELAAVQRSIEATANADLSNAHTRLDAWRNADASARSAGDAAERTVRGYQLGQIDLSDMLYARRQANDARRMEIEARSEADRALLKIQIDSHSIWAPDEAGHD
- a CDS encoding ArsR/SmtB family transcription factor produces the protein MMTFTDTQLEEAASVLKAIAHDVRLKLLRTLLEHGEKSVGELEALTGIGQPGLSQQLAILRKAELVQTRRDAKLVFYSIVSANMEGTAKLLCALAGTPINRGDTAAKTKRPFPQGSVATFAKIL
- the trxC gene encoding thioredoxin TrxC, translated to MSDVPLVACPVCASINRVPAAKIGAAPICGKCGMPLFQGQPVDVDQAAFDRHVGRGSLPVLVDFWASWCGPCRAMAPAFKAAAAELEPHVRLLKVDTEAEQGIAGRYRIQSIPTLILFRGGREVARQAGAMDRARLVAWTRQALVTA
- a CDS encoding DUF2946 family protein, which produces MTEARKFLVRHHWLCALLLGAALLVKALVPAGFMPVVSNGVILVQLCSGQGPQKIAIKLPSKGGEQDHDEHKKAEAPCAFTGLSSPSLAAVDALLLAVALAFILATVFRRPNRLVLRRGTYLRPPAIGPPTT
- a CDS encoding sulfite exporter TauE/SafE family protein; the encoded protein is MALESIQYLLGAGSGSLVGFTLGLVGGGGSILAVPLMVYLVGVASPHVAIGTSALAVAANAGANLVPHARQRTIKWRCAGMFAAAGVAGAYAGSTLGKAFDGQKLLFLFALLMVLVGGLMLKSRGDPGNPDVQCRRENAPKVIGYGAATGLFSGFFGIGGGFLIVPGLMASTGMPMRNAVGSSLVAVTAFGLTAALNYALSGLVDWGLAAAFIAGGVIGGLVGAALSWRLSAHKGALNTIFALLIFAVAAYMLWQSTAAILG
- a CDS encoding DUF3240 family protein, with the protein product MPDLLFTLHCATRDTELLVDAIRAVSPTPIHVRGEAVRGRDFGDAGTAERVSGELKRSTLELIVSADAVPDLLRTVKDARRDLPVRWRTTPLLDHGRIA